In bacterium, the genomic stretch TAGACTTTATAACTTTATAAACTTTACAACTTTATAGACTTTACAAACTTTATAACTTTATAAACTTTACAACTTTATTCCCTTGACTTAATGCCATTACATTTTTAATTTAAATAGAAAAACAGATCCCGAAAAACCGGAGTATAATTCGTGAAATATTTCAGAACCCAAAGTTTAATTCTAATTTTTACAGCTGTTGTTCTATTCACTGTTTCCTGCAGTATCATGCCTGACAACTCTTACAGCGTCAGAAACCGCTATAATCCTCATTCAGGAATTAAAACTGCTGCCGAATCATTCCTCGGAGTTCCCTACAGATACGGGGGAAAAGACAGGTATGGAATGGACTGTTCCGGGCTTGTTGTTGCAGTTTTCAAAAAAGCTTTTAGACTGGAACTTCCCCACAGTTCCCATAAACTTTTTAAACTTGGGAAAGATGTGGAAATTCAGAATCTTAAAACCGGAGACCTTGTTTTTTTCCGGTCAAAAACAGCAATGATTTCACACGTTGGAATATATCTCGGTAAAAATATTTTTATACACGCATCATCTTCAAGAGGAGTGATAGAATCTAATCTTACATCTCCATATTACAGAAAAAGATTTATAGGTGCAAAAAGAATTGTACTATCTGATATCAACACATCTATGTAAAAAATACAAATATTACCGCTTATCAACTATCCGAGTACAGTCAGATTAGCATACTCAACAAGAAATTTCTTCTTTGTTCCCTCATCAAAAAGCACAGTTACTGTTTGATGTGTACCCTTTCCCCCTGATTCAATCACTCTTCCTTCTCCGAACAATTTATGGCTAACACGTGTATCCCTTTGCAGCCTTGACGGTTCCTGAGAAAATGTTTCTGCATCAGAAGAAGAATTGAATCCTTTTTTTAATGCAGGGCGTGTCCCTGTTTGTTTAAATCCGCTTCTGAATCTTTTGGGGTTAATACCTCTTATTTCAACTACATCGGAATCAATCTCATCTAAAAATCTGGACTGCACTGAAACTTTAAATTCATTGAACCTTCTTCTTTCATTGGCCCAAAAAATGTATACTTTTTGTTTTGCTCTTGTAAGCCCCACATAAAAGAGCCTTCTCTCCTCTTCAAGTGCATCAGGATCCTCTATGCTTCTCACAAGCGGGAAAAGCCCCTCTTCACAGCCTGTAATCATTACAACGGGAAATTCCAGCCCTTTTGCGCTGTGCAGAGTCATAAGAGTAATTGCATTAGCTTTACTGTCCCATGAATCTATATCATTGACGAGAGATACCTCTTCGAGAAATCCTGAAATTGTCGAAGACTCATTACGCATTACATATTCATCAACAGATGACAGCAGCTCGTGTATATTTTCCGCCCTGCTCTGGCTCTCCTGACTGATATCTTTTTTATACATCAGCAGCATACCTGTTTCATCAGTCAATGCATGTACAAGTTCGTCAGGCTTGAACTTATCCCTTAATGCCATATATTTTGAGATAAGATCATAAAATGCTTTTATCCCTGTTTTTATTCTGTCAGATATTGAATTTATTTCTTCTGCCATTGCGGACGCCTCAAGAAGAGAGATATCCTTTTCTTTTGCAAACTCTTCCAGTTTTCCGAGAGAAACCTTGCCAATGCCTCTATAAGGAAAATTAACAACACGCCTGAAACTTACATCATCTTTCGGATTTACAACTAATTTCAGATATGCAAGAAGGTCCTTTACTTCCTTACGTTCATAAAATCTTATTCCGCCTACAATAACGTATGATATTCCGCTTCTTCTTAAAGCATCTTCAAGAACACGGGACTGAGCATTTGTCCTGAAAAGGATAGCAAAATCATTAAACGTCCTTTTTCTTTTAAATATCTCGTTATGAATCTTTTCCACCACACTACGGGCTTCTTCATGTTCATTACGAGTTTCAACAACATCTATCTTCTCCCCCTGATCGTTTTCGGACCAGAGGGTTTTACCTTTTCGCCCTTTATTGTTGGCTACTACTGAAACAGCGCCTTTTAAAATATTTTTTGTTGATCTGTAGTTCTGCTCAAGCCTGTAAACTGCCGAACCTGAAAAATCCTTTTCAAATTCAAGGATATTTCTTATATCAGCCCCTCGCCACCTGTATATGGACTGGTCATCATCTCCCACAACACAAATATTATTATGAGCCTGGCCGAGAAGCCTGATTAACTGATACTGGGCTCTGTTCGTGTCCTGGTACTCATCAACAAGTATATAACGGAACCGCTCCTGGTAGCTTTTCAGGATATCTTCTCTTTTTGTAAAAAGTAAAATCGGTACAGTGATTAGATCATCAAAATCAAATCCGTTATTTTTTCTCAACCTAATCTGGTACAGGGGATAAATTTTTGCAACCATTTCTTCAAAAAGAGTAGATGCCCGCTCGGAAAATATTTCGGGAGGAACAAGGCTGTTCTTTGCCTTGCTTATTGTGGATAGTATGGCAGATACGGAATATTTCTCTCCGCCTGTCAGGGTATCGTTTATTATGGTTTTGATAATCTTCTCCTGATCTTCTCTGTCATAAATAACAAAATCAGAAGTGTATCCTATTGCAGAGGCCTCTCTCCTTAGAATTCGGGAAAAGATAGAATGAAAAGTTCCTATCCACAAACCCTCGCTTTGCGGTACAAGAGCCTTAATTCTCTCCTTCATTTCTCCTGCAGCTTTCTTTGTGAAAGTAACTGCCAGAATGTTCTGCGGAGGCACTTTTCTTTCTGAAATAAGATGAGCTATCCGCATTGTAAGAACTCTTGTTTTTCCGCTTCCCGCACCTGCCAGAACCATAACCGGGCCGTCACCTGCCAGAACCGCATCCCGCTGCTCATTATTCAGCGTTTTCAGAATATCTTTCACAAAAACCTCTTTAGGGGTAAAAATTATTTATAAAGCCGACGGACTCTTTTCCTTATTGTGTCAAATTTATTCTTGGCCCGTAAGTGTTCTGTCATTGTTTTGGAAAAAGTGTGCGACCCGTCACCGTCTGCAACCATGTAGAGATAGCGGCTGCTATCCGGATACAGTGCTGCAATAATTGATTCTTTACCAGGATTATTTATGGGTCCGGGAGGTAATCCTGCATGGATATAGGTATTGTAAGGGGAATTAATCTGAAGGTCATCTTTCAAAAGACGCCTCGGCCCGTCAGGAATAATGTACTGGATCGTGGGATCAGCCTGAAGGCGCATGCCTCTTTTTAATCTGTTATGATAAAGCGCAGAGATTGTTTTTCGCTCTGAATCTACCTGTGCTTCACCTTCGATTATTGATGCAAGTGTCATGGCCTCATGAACTGTCATGCCCATTTTTGCCGCTCTTGTTTTAAGGGCACTATTAAAAACCTGTTTCCACTGTCGAACCATACGTTTTATGACTTCTTCCGCATCAACTGTACGGCTGAATCTGTATGTATCAGGGTATAGATATCCTTCTAAAGAATGGGCATTAATACCAACTAATCTGCACAGGGAATCGCTCATCACCAATTTCATAAAATATCCGGGATTAATATTAAACTTTTCTTTCAGCAATTCAGCCATCTCTGCAGCTCTCATTCCTTCGGGGAATGTAATCTTTTCAGTTATGACCCTTCCTTTATATAATTTCTCAGCAATTGAATAATTGTTCAATCTTCCGAAAAATTCATAATCTCCTGCCTGCAGTTTCTTTGATATTCCAAGCAGTTTGACAGCTATAACAAACTTCTTTTTATTTGAAATAAGGCCTTTATTTATAAGTGTATCAGCTATCTGTACCGGAGCCATACCAGGAAGGACTTTTATTTCAACTCCTGATTTTTTTCTTACTTCTGCTGTCGGATAAAAAAGTACATAAAAAAATGAAACTATCACAACACAAAGAATTATTAATACTGAAAAAGCATACTCCCTCTTTCTGATATATTTTAAAAAATTCTCAACCTGCCTCATTTATCCTCCGTTTTAGCCATCGCCCTGATCCGGGTATCCGGTTTTATAGAAATTTGTACCGGGGAAAGCATCTATCAGCTCTATAACAAAATCACACTCATTTCTCTTTTTAAGGGAATCAAGCAGGCTTTTTCTGCGGGCTAATCCCCCCCATGGAACAGGAGGGCAATGGCATAAAGAAACAGCGCCATTATTGCTTCCTGTAAAAATAACAACTATTTTATCTTCATGCTGCCCGAACAGCTCAGATTGAATCAGAAAAAACAGCCCCGAAAATATCAGGGCCTTTTTTAAATTAAGGTCTTTCATAAACGCCAAACAATTTACAATATTTCAACTATATTGTCAACCGGAAATCTCAATATTTATTAGAATAAACAAATAAAAAAGCCCGGCATTGTACAAGCAGGGCTGAATAAAATCAATATGTGACAGAACTTAATTGACAAGCTTATGTAATTGCGGGCGCGGATCACGTACAGGTTTAAATCTTTTTGATTCGCCTTCTCTTTCCAGAAAATCGAGGCGTCTCGCAATTGTTTGTGTTTCCCTAATTATCTTGGTTTTTGAAGAACTTGTAAACAGTGCCATTCCAAGTACTCCTGCAATTCCGCCGATAATAAATGCTGCCAGGTATCCTAACATAATTTCCCCGTTTCTTATTTCTAATATGAACACATTTTCTGCTTTATCTTCTTTTTTTATTTGCAAAAAACGAGCCATAAATTTTAATATCTTTCATGTTTGCTGCATATCAAGTGCTTTATCTTAATTCATACTTGGCAGTACCCGTCTAACATACTGTTTTAACTATGATTAGTTGTGGTAATTATTTCAGCCTCACATTTATTTTATTAATATAAATAAAATTCAGGCTTGAGAAAAAAAGTAGTCCGCTACAAAATTTTCCCCTAGTTTGAATATTGAGAAGGAATTTCCTGCCTATTTGAATTTTTCTTTAAAACTATCCTCTATCTCTTAAAGTGTATTATGAGAACCGGATTAACTGAAGCATTTCATATTCGGTACCTGATTCTCCTTTGGCAGGATCTGTTTTATTTCAGATAATTACCCTTATTTTGTTTAACATTAAAACAGACGCATTAATGCGCCTGTTTTAATGTTAATTTCAATCCTCGTTCTTTAATTTCCGCCCAAATTAAGAGAAGAAATATCCATTAAATAAAGTGTTAACTTTCTCTCGCCTGGTTTCGCCCCTCTGCTGGAAGAAAATGTTAAAAGTTTTCCATCCGGCGATATTACAGGGAAACCGTCAAAAGCTTTATTAAATGTCAGTTGTTTTTGTTCCCCGGTTTTCATATTCATCAGGAAAATTTCATAATTATGCGGCGGAAGCACTTTAACAAAGACAAAATGGATCCCGTCCGGAGCAGGAAAAGGAGACCAGTTTGTTGTTTCAGCATCTGTAAGTTGTTTACAATTCGTACCGTCATCATTCACTGTAAAAATTGCCATGGGTATACCGCGCTGTCCCTGGTCTGTAATCTTCCAGGCACGGTAAATAATTGTTTTATTGTCCGGCAAATAGAACGCTCCGCCCTCCTGCCATATCGGTGTATGTGTAATCTGCCGCTGATTACTTCCGTCGGGATCCATCAGCCACAAATCCATTTTACCGTCAATCTGACGTCCGAATAAAATCTTTGTTGCGTCAGGAGAATAGGCTACTTCTGCATCGTAATACAAATTATCCGTTAATCTTTTTACGTTATTTCCATCAAGGTCGGAAATATATAATTCTGCACCTTTGGGATAATCTTCCGGCTTTGAATAATCTCCCTTATTCTTTAAATCCAGGTGATCCCTCGTGGAAGTCCAGATGATGCTCTTACCATCAGGATGATAAAATGTGCATGCGTCTTCACCTCTGTCATTTATTCTTTTTATATCAGTGCCGTCCAAATTCAGAGTATACACTAAAAAGGTTGAATCGCCTTCCATCTTTGCGTCACAGATTAATCGTTTTCCGTCCGGAGAAAAATATGCTTCCGCAGCCTGGGGAACATTCGGTATTCTCCAGACCTTTAATTCTTTCTTCTCTGTTTGCGCTGTTTTCTTCTGTTCTGACTTACAGCCGGATAGCATAATCATAATGCCGAGGAATAAAACAGCCGTAATTCTTTTTGATAGATTCATCACTTTCTCCTTCTCAAAATTACATGCCTTAATTAATTATATTTAAACTACCTCTCCGATAAAATCATTTCTCCCGAATTCTCTTTACCATCTCTTAAATAAACAAAACTGATCTTAACACCCGGCTCATAGGATTTTAACGCGTTGGAATAATCCCTCAGATTGTCAACTTTGTATTTGCCGAGTTTGACAATGATATCACCTTTTTTCAGTCCGGCCTTCTGTGCTGCTGAGCCTTCGGAAACGCCGGCCAGTTTTACGCCTTTGCCTGAATAGGCAAAATCAGGCATACTGCCGGTTCCGGCGCTCCGTTTACTGCTTTTGGGCCTCACCTGAACCGCCTGTTTTTTAACCGCCTTGAATGTTAAAGGCTCTTCTCTTTCCGCGAGATACAGAATTCCTTCTCTGACAAAAGAAGCCACCTTCACCATTCCGGCTGCATCAATTTTATCAGATGTATCAGAAGGACGGTGGTAATCGCTGTTGGCCCCGGAGAAAAACTGCACGGCAGGTATACCGGCGTTAATAAAGGACATCTGGTCACTGGCATCAAGTTCCTGAGTTACCATTTCAGCATCAACTCCGGTAACATACCCGGCGCCCATGAAAACAAACTTCCATTCGCGGGCGCTTGAAGTATTGAGAACCAGCAGTTTATTATCAAATAATCTGCCGACCGTATCCAAATTCAGGTCGCCTATAATTTTGGCAGCTGGATATTTCCCGGCATTTTTGACGTAATGTCCGGAGCCGACCAAACCGTTCTCTTCTGCTGTAAAAGCAATAAATATAATGGTTCTCTGCGGTTTCAGAGATCTGCCGAGCAGCTTTGCCAGCTCCATCATAACCGCTACTCCGCTGCTGTTATCATCTGCCCCGTTATGAATCTTACCTTCATTGCCTTTGCGCACATCGGGCCAGCCCAGGCCGAGATGATCATAATGTGCACTGACTACTACGGATTCTCCGGCCATATCTTTATTTGTTCCGGGTATGATCCCGATAATATTCTTAATGTATCCCTTATCACCCTTTTTATTAATCACATCTTTCCATGATTGGAAATATGTTCCGTTATCTCCGCCCGGCACGAGCCCCGCTTTTTTAAAATGTTCTGCGATAAATTCTGCGGCTTTTTCAATTCCCGGAGTTCCCAGGCCTCGCCCCTTCAGTTCATCACTTGCGAGAAATTTGACTGATTCAAGCATCCGGTCTGCAGAGAAAACAGGTGCAAGATAAGCAAGAGCCTTACGCTTCGGCAGTTCTGTAAATACATCTCCTGATTTATCTCCGATCTTCTTAACAAGAGGAGAATTTACCGCCCGCCATTGTCCCTTGGCTATATTAGTCGGTTCATCGCCTGTAAAAACAAGATAGCTGTATTTGCCGTAATGAAGCAGCTTTCTTGACAGGCCGTCAACAGCTTCCGGTTTCTCTATTGTTAACCAGGCTGCAACCGATTTATAATTTCCGGGATGCCTGACAGCCACAACAAAACTGTTTTGTCCGTATTTAAAATCGGATTTTGCCAGCCGTACGGAACTGCCGGTTATTTCAGCATCGTACCCGGCAATACCTTTTTCAATTATATCTTTATAAATATTTTCGCGTCCGAATATCCAGACTGCCTTATCGGCCGGTAAGTTGGAAATTTCCGTATCGAATTTAATTTCTATTCTTTTGGTCTTATCTTTAGCCCACTTCTCGGCCAATATTTTATAATTGTTCAGCTTATCAGGCCCGGCCTTTGACGGCAGAATAATAAGGATATCTTCCGAACCGAAAATTTTTGAAAGTGACGGCGGAATTTCAAAATAGTTAAGCTTCCTGAATAACTGAAATTGTGGATCTATCTGAAGAAGCCCGGGCTTCTTCTTAAAAAACAGATCATAGTTCTGATTTTTTACAGTCATGACGACTTTTCCAATTTTAACTTCATCTTTAAATGAAACAGCAACCGGTACATTTAAAACAAAGGCAGCTTCCTTCTGATTCTGGGTCAGGGTAAACTTCAACTTAAACCCGTCTTTTACTTTTTTAATTTTAACTTTGGATAAACCGAGCTCGGGAGCGCCGGTTCTGTCAATCCATTGCTTGAAGAAGGGTTTAAAATCTCTGCCGCAGACATCTTCAAAAGCAAGCCGGATATCATCAAAAGAAGCAAATTTAAATTTATTGTCTCTGTAAAATTTCTGAAAACCCTTGACAAAATTTTCATCTCCCACATCCTCACGCAGCATGTTCCAGGTCATCATGCATTTGCCGTAGCCCACAGCTTCGGAAGCTGCGTCATGGCGGGCAAGAAACTTGTTCAGAGGAAAATCATTCTGCGGTGTCACGTAATCGGTATATTTCTGAATTGTCGATCTTCTGTAATCCGCCCCCTGGCCCCGCTGTTCCTTTATCAGATGATCTGCCATATACACTGTAATGCCCTCACACCAGTTGCCGCTCTTAAAATCTACATAGACGCTGTTGCCCCAGTAATTATGCAGCAGTTCATGCGGATAAGAGGAATGAAGAATGAACGGAAAACGGATAATCTGCTCTCCAAGCAGGGTAAATGAAGCCATGCCGTAACCTGTCTCCCAAAAATTCTCGATAAGCGCGAATTTAGAGAAAGGATAAGGACTGATCAGTTTACGGTACATTTCAAGATATTGAGCAGTCGTTTCAAGATATTTATTGGCCAGATTTTCGTCAGGAGTACGCAGAAAAGCCATAACATCTACGGCACCGGCTTTGAGGATGTATTCATGAAATTTTGCAGCGATAAGATAAATTTCTTCCATGGGCTCAGGAGCATCCCAGGTTGTGATTCTGCGGCCGTTTTTAATTTCATGTTTAATCCGCCTGCCCTGGCTTACCGAATCCCAGTCTTCCGGCAGTACAGTTGTAAGTTCAAAGGAAACAGCCTTCTCATTAAACCAGGGAACCCAGTAAGTGGAGCCTCCGAGATAAACACCCTTCTCACAAATAATTCCCGGGGTCTGGCTGAAGCCCCGGGCGTATTCGGTGCCGGTATCAGCTATTTTGTAATTAATTTCACCCTTCATTTTAAGGGTAAAAACCGCATCTCCCGCCGGCTTATCCGCAAAATAGACTTTATACTTATTTTGAGTTATTGAGGAGGACAGATTAAAATCTTCCACATCCATCCCGAAATCCTTTGCCCTGATCTCACTTTTATCGAGCGTAATAGTAACGCCCGGTGTTTCTGAAGAAACTTCTAAGCTGCTGACCAGCAGAAAGTACAGTGTCTGATCCGCAGCCGGAATCGTAATGACGTCCGTTGATTCGATATAATGGTTAGCCGGATCAACTGCAGCCGTAATCCGGTGATTAATTGTCTGCTGCTGTGCCAAAGCTGAAGAAATCAGAGCCAGCAGAATCAGGGTAATTTTTTTTATCATTTTTGTCTCCTCATTTATAATTATTCAGGCCTTGCTTGTCAAATTCTCATACATTTTATTTAATACATTCTTACATATCTCCATGTCTTCGGAAGAAATATCTTTTTCGGCAGTGTTAATATTTATCTCGGTATGAATTATCAATTTTTCTTTTAAACTTTTTCCTTTTTCTGTTAAACAAATTAATTTTTGCCTTTTATCAGTGTTACCGTGCTGACGTAAAATTAAACCTTTTTTTTCCATATTGTTTAACAGGCGGGTTACGCTTGTTTTATCTTTGCCCGTAAGAGACGCAATATCCTGCTGAGGAAGCCTGTCCTTATTCCAGAGTATTACCAGTACAACAAATTGCTGGACATTAATATTTAAACCAGCCTGCACATAACTTCTGTTCAGATGATTGGTAAAAGCCCTTCGTACTTTTCCCACAAGGTGTGCAACTGATTCTCCTGCCATTAAATTTCTGCGCTGCATATAGCCTGCCCTTTAATTTAGTTGCGTATACAACCAAATTCAATATAGGCTATGTTTCCCGGAAAAACAAGAAAATTATTATTTCCCGCCTTAAGCCCCTCTCTATTCGGAGTTACTGTTCTTATTTCAAATCAAAGTACTAATGCTTTTATCGGAATTAGAAAACTTTTTAAACAGGTTTTAGCCTCGCTGATAAAAATTGAAACATTTCGCCTTACAATCCGTCGTATTTAATAGAGCCTATGAAAAAAGATTATGGAAATGAGCGAAATTTAGTAGAAAACGTTCTTAAAAAAGACAGAGAAGCGGTCAGATATTTTATCGACTCTTACAAACGCCTTGTGGAACATATCATCTGGCGAATGGTTAAACGAAGGGAAGAGAGGGAGGATCTGTTTCAGGACGTCTTTTTAAAAATCTTCTCATCTCTCGAAACATTCCGTTTTAAATGTAAACTTTCATCGTGGGTAGGCAGGATTACATACAACACCTGCCTGAATCGAATTAAAAAAAAGAAAGCGGCTCTTGCATCAGACATCTCTCCTGAAAAGGGAGATGATGACATTTTTATAAGCAGGGATAAGACTCACGATATTTTATACGAATCAGAAGAATACATAGCAATCATTAAAAATGAAATTATGGGAATGGAACCTTCGTATCGTACAATTCTTACTCTCTACCATATTGATGAACTTTCATACAGAGAAATAGGTGAAATAATGGACATTCCTGCCGGGACAGTCAAATCTTACCTTTTCAGGGCAAGGCAGAAGTTACGGCTTGCAGTTGAAAAAAAGTACAAGGGAGAATTATCATGTCAGAACATCTGACAGAATATGAATTGCAGAACTACATTGAAAATCCTGATTCTGCTTCGGGCAGAAAAGCTGCTGTTCATGTGGAAAACTGCGATACCTGCAAAGTAAAGCTTGAGGAATATTCTATTATATTTGATGGACTTACACATTCTCCTGACTCTTTTATTGATGATAATATCTGCAGTAAAATTGTTGAAAGTATTATTCCTTCTGAAAAAGTACCATTCTTCAGTACATGGAGCATAATACTTTTTTCAGCACTGCTCGGAGGCGCAGTTTTTTATACTGCTTTTCTAACGCATTTCTCGGCATTTAATATCTTCCTGTCCGGTATCTTTTCAGCAATTAAAGAAGCTGCAATACCATTTGTAATATTTGCAAAAAGCAGGAATCCCTTTGCATCTCTTACTATTATATCACTGTCCGCAATTATGCTTATAGCCTTTTTGGACACTATTGCCTCAAAAAAATTCGGGGCTGTGTCATCTATGCTCCGATAATTTTTGTTGCTAATACTGGTCAGAATTACTATATTTTACAAATTAAATTTAATACGGCGGATGTGATGAATATTATAGAGAAAATCGGATACAGCTATGTTCGTTTTTTTGTTAACCCTCAAAGAAAACGTAAAGCTGTAAATTTTAAAGACTCCCTTTCAAAAGCAGCCTCAATACTTGTAATTCCACGAGCAGATCAGACCAGGGAGGACAAAGAATCACTTAAGAAGCAGTTTAGCGATCTGTTTCCTGAAAAAAGAATTGATATTTTTACTCCTGATGAAGATCTTTTAATTTCCGGAAAGCAGCGGACATATCAATATACATCAAATATTAAAGACATTCTTCAGTCACAGACAATTAAAAACACAGCCGGATCAGGATTCGATGTGCTGATTGATCTGGACATGGATTTTAATCTTCCGGCAATATACTTGACAAGGAAGCTGAATCCTGAAGTATGCATCTGTTTAGACAAACCCTATACAAAGCCGTTCTACAACCTTAATTTCAACGGAGTAAAAAAAAGTTCATACGAAAATATAATCAGCGAACTGTGCAAATTTTTAAAAGGGTTTATGAATTAATTTCTATAAATATTTCGTCTCTGACGGAGTCCTTCCATCGGGATATTTTTCAATATAAATTTTCTATCCGTTAAAACAGCTTCAGCTGGTCTTTATCCTTTGAAGGCTTTTTTTTGTAAGAGATAATCTCCTGTTCCGTAAAATCACTGTCAATAAGTGAAACAAAAGGGCTTTTCTCAAGAGAAAAAACCCGTCCGAAAAGCAGCCTGTTTTTTGCCATAGTCAGATACAGTCTCTTTTTTGTTCTTGTCATTCCCACATAAAAAAGCCGTTTCTCTTCTTCAGGGTCGCTCTCCTGCCCGGGGAAAAGAGAGTAAGGAATTAATCCCTTTTCACACCCTGCAATTATAACACATTCAAACTCCAGTCCTTTGGATGCGTGGAGAGTCATCAGCGTAACTTTCTCGGAATCAAGCAGAAGATCATCAGCAGAAGAGCCTGTAAGTGCAAACCTTAAGAAATCTTCGTGGCTTTTCCCGAACCTTTCCGATATGGAAAAAAGCCTGCTTACACTCTCTTCATTTTCCTCGTTGGGATTGATATACTTGTCTGCAAGATTTTTCAGAAGTTCCTCTACCGGCATATCCTGATATTTTAAATTTAATCCTGAAGTTGACGGCTCAATTTTAATAAATTTATTTTTACTGAAATGCGACATTAAAAACTTTGAAGCGGGATTTAGAACAAAACGCAGAAGATACACAACAGAGAGCACGGGTTCTGTCATAAAAAAAGAGTTCTCCCCTGCAACTCTGCAGGGTATGGAGTGATCTTTAAAAGCCTTTTTAAGAGCTGGAAACTGCTTTGCAGTACGGCATAAAACAGCGCATTCGGAGAGCGGAACAGTATCTCTCTCAGAGCCCTGA encodes the following:
- a CDS encoding PD40 domain-containing protein, which produces MNLSKRITAVLFLGIMIMLSGCKSEQKKTAQTEKKELKVWRIPNVPQAAEAYFSPDGKRLICDAKMEGDSTFLVYTLNLDGTDIKRINDRGEDACTFYHPDGKSIIWTSTRDHLDLKNKGDYSKPEDYPKGAELYISDLDGNNVKRLTDNLYYDAEVAYSPDATKILFGRQIDGKMDLWLMDPDGSNQRQITHTPIWQEGGAFYLPDNKTIIYRAWKITDQGQRGIPMAIFTVNDDGTNCKQLTDAETTNWSPFPAPDGIHFVFVKVLPPHNYEIFLMNMKTGEQKQLTFNKAFDGFPVISPDGKLLTFSSSRGAKPGERKLTLYLMDISSLNLGGN
- a CDS encoding MarR family transcriptional regulator, which produces MQRRNLMAGESVAHLVGKVRRAFTNHLNRSYVQAGLNINVQQFVVLVILWNKDRLPQQDIASLTGKDKTSVTRLLNNMEKKGLILRQHGNTDKRQKLICLTEKGKSLKEKLIIHTEININTAEKDISSEDMEICKNVLNKMYENLTSKA
- a CDS encoding C40 family peptidase, whose amino-acid sequence is MKYFRTQSLILIFTAVVLFTVSCSIMPDNSYSVRNRYNPHSGIKTAAESFLGVPYRYGGKDRYGMDCSGLVVAVFKKAFRLELPHSSHKLFKLGKDVEIQNLKTGDLVFFRSKTAMISHVGIYLGKNIFIHASSSRGVIESNLTSPYYRKRFIGAKRIVLSDINTSM
- the mltG gene encoding endolytic transglycosylase MltG, which translates into the protein MRQVENFLKYIRKREYAFSVLIILCVVIVSFFYVLFYPTAEVRKKSGVEIKVLPGMAPVQIADTLINKGLISNKKKFVIAVKLLGISKKLQAGDYEFFGRLNNYSIAEKLYKGRVITEKITFPEGMRAAEMAELLKEKFNINPGYFMKLVMSDSLCRLVGINAHSLEGYLYPDTYRFSRTVDAEEVIKRMVRQWKQVFNSALKTRAAKMGMTVHEAMTLASIIEGEAQVDSERKTISALYHNRLKRGMRLQADPTIQYIIPDGPRRLLKDDLQINSPYNTYIHAGLPPGPINNPGKESIIAALYPDSSRYLYMVADGDGSHTFSKTMTEHLRAKNKFDTIRKRVRRLYK
- a CDS encoding M20/M25/M40 family metallo-hydrolase; its protein translation is MIKKITLILLALISSALAQQQTINHRITAAVDPANHYIESTDVITIPAADQTLYFLLVSSLEVSSETPGVTITLDKSEIRAKDFGMDVEDFNLSSSITQNKYKVYFADKPAGDAVFTLKMKGEINYKIADTGTEYARGFSQTPGIICEKGVYLGGSTYWVPWFNEKAVSFELTTVLPEDWDSVSQGRRIKHEIKNGRRITTWDAPEPMEEIYLIAAKFHEYILKAGAVDVMAFLRTPDENLANKYLETTAQYLEMYRKLISPYPFSKFALIENFWETGYGMASFTLLGEQIIRFPFILHSSYPHELLHNYWGNSVYVDFKSGNWCEGITVYMADHLIKEQRGQGADYRRSTIQKYTDYVTPQNDFPLNKFLARHDAASEAVGYGKCMMTWNMLREDVGDENFVKGFQKFYRDNKFKFASFDDIRLAFEDVCGRDFKPFFKQWIDRTGAPELGLSKVKIKKVKDGFKLKFTLTQNQKEAAFVLNVPVAVSFKDEVKIGKVVMTVKNQNYDLFFKKKPGLLQIDPQFQLFRKLNYFEIPPSLSKIFGSEDILIILPSKAGPDKLNNYKILAEKWAKDKTKRIEIKFDTEISNLPADKAVWIFGRENIYKDIIEKGIAGYDAEITGSSVRLAKSDFKYGQNSFVVAVRHPGNYKSVAAWLTIEKPEAVDGLSRKLLHYGKYSYLVFTGDEPTNIAKGQWRAVNSPLVKKIGDKSGDVFTELPKRKALAYLAPVFSADRMLESVKFLASDELKGRGLGTPGIEKAAEFIAEHFKKAGLVPGGDNGTYFQSWKDVINKKGDKGYIKNIIGIIPGTNKDMAGESVVVSAHYDHLGLGWPDVRKGNEGKIHNGADDNSSGVAVMMELAKLLGRSLKPQRTIIFIAFTAEENGLVGSGHYVKNAGKYPAAKIIGDLNLDTVGRLFDNKLLVLNTSSAREWKFVFMGAGYVTGVDAEMVTQELDASDQMSFINAGIPAVQFFSGANSDYHRPSDTSDKIDAAGMVKVASFVREGILYLAEREEPLTFKAVKKQAVQVRPKSSKRSAGTGSMPDFAYSGKGVKLAGVSEGSAAQKAGLKKGDIIVKLGKYKVDNLRDYSNALKSYEPGVKISFVYLRDGKENSGEMILSER
- a CDS encoding UvrD-helicase domain-containing protein; the encoded protein is MKDILKTLNNEQRDAVLAGDGPVMVLAGAGSGKTRVLTMRIAHLISERKVPPQNILAVTFTKKAAGEMKERIKALVPQSEGLWIGTFHSIFSRILRREASAIGYTSDFVIYDREDQEKIIKTIINDTLTGGEKYSVSAILSTISKAKNSLVPPEIFSERASTLFEEMVAKIYPLYQIRLRKNNGFDFDDLITVPILLFTKREDILKSYQERFRYILVDEYQDTNRAQYQLIRLLGQAHNNICVVGDDDQSIYRWRGADIRNILEFEKDFSGSAVYRLEQNYRSTKNILKGAVSVVANNKGRKGKTLWSENDQGEKIDVVETRNEHEEARSVVEKIHNEIFKRKRTFNDFAILFRTNAQSRVLEDALRRSGISYVIVGGIRFYERKEVKDLLAYLKLVVNPKDDVSFRRVVNFPYRGIGKVSLGKLEEFAKEKDISLLEASAMAEEINSISDRIKTGIKAFYDLISKYMALRDKFKPDELVHALTDETGMLLMYKKDISQESQSRAENIHELLSSVDEYVMRNESSTISGFLEEVSLVNDIDSWDSKANAITLMTLHSAKGLEFPVVMITGCEEGLFPLVRSIEDPDALEEERRLFYVGLTRAKQKVYIFWANERRRFNEFKVSVQSRFLDEIDSDVVEIRGINPKRFRSGFKQTGTRPALKKGFNSSSDAETFSQEPSRLQRDTRVSHKLFGEGRVIESGGKGTHQTVTVLFDEGTKKKFLVEYANLTVLG